One stretch of Caloenas nicobarica isolate bCalNic1 chromosome 2, bCalNic1.hap1, whole genome shotgun sequence DNA includes these proteins:
- the TRA2A gene encoding transformer-2 protein homolog alpha isoform X3, with translation MSNRRRHTGSRANPDPNTCLGVFGLSLYTTERDLREVFSRYGPLTGVNVVYDQRTGRSRGFAFVYFERIDDSKEAMEHANGMELDGRRIRVDYSITKRAHTPTPGIYMGRPTHSGGGGGGGAGRRRDSYYDRGYDRGYDRYEEYDYRYRRRSPSPYYSRYRSRSRSRSYSPRRY, from the exons ATGTCCAACAGGAGAAGGCACACTGGCAGCAGA GCTAATCCAGATCCTAATACATGTCTTGGAGTGTTTGGTCTCAGTTTGTATACTACTGAGAGAGATCTGCGTGAAGTCTTTTCCCGTTATGGACCTTTGACTGGTGTCAATGTTGTTTATGATCAACGGACTGGACGATCAAGAGGATTTGCTTTCGTTTATTTTGAGAGAATTGATGATTCTAAAGAG GCAATGGAGCATGCAAACGGCATGGAGCTGGATGGCAGGAGGATTCGGGTGGATTACTCGATCACCAAGAGAGCACATACACCTACCCCAGGCATCTATATGGGCAGGCCAACACA CAGTGGAGGAGGTGGTGGCGGTGGAGCAGGTCGTCGTCGTGACTCATATTATGACAGGGGGTATGACAGAGGATATGACAGATATGAAGAATATGACTACAGATACCG gAGACGATCACCATCGCCTTATTATAGTCGATACCGATCCCGATCAAGATCCCGTTCCTATAGTCCGA ggCGCTACTGA
- the TRA2A gene encoding transformer-2 protein homolog alpha isoform X1, whose amino-acid sequence MSDVEENNFEGRESRSQSKSPAGSPARVKSESRSGSRSPSRASKHSESHSRSRSKSRSRSRRHSHRRYTRSRSHSHSHSHRRRSRSRSYTPEYRRRRSRSHSPMSNRRRHTGSRANPDPNTCLGVFGLSLYTTERDLREVFSRYGPLTGVNVVYDQRTGRSRGFAFVYFERIDDSKEAMEHANGMELDGRRIRVDYSITKRAHTPTPGIYMGRPTHSGGGGGGGAGRRRDSYYDRGYDRGYDRYEEYDYRYRRRSPSPYYSRYRSRSRSRSYSPRRY is encoded by the exons ATGAGCGACGTGGAGGAGAACAACTTCGAGGGGAGG GAGTCTCGCTCCCAGTCAAAATCTCCAGCTGGGAGTCCTGCTCGTGTAAAATCGGAGAGCAGGTCAGGATCTCGGAGTCCATCGAGAGCTTCCAAACATTCTGAATCGCACTCTAGGTCAAGATCAAAATCAAG ATCCAGGTCCAGAAGACATTCGCACAGACGTTACACTCGTTCCAGATCCCATTCCCATTCTCATTCCCATAGGAGACGTTCTCGAAGCAGATCATACACTCCAGAATACCGTCGTCGAAGGAGCCGTAGTCATTCTCCCATGTCCAACAGGAGAAGGCACACTGGCAGCAGA GCTAATCCAGATCCTAATACATGTCTTGGAGTGTTTGGTCTCAGTTTGTATACTACTGAGAGAGATCTGCGTGAAGTCTTTTCCCGTTATGGACCTTTGACTGGTGTCAATGTTGTTTATGATCAACGGACTGGACGATCAAGAGGATTTGCTTTCGTTTATTTTGAGAGAATTGATGATTCTAAAGAG GCAATGGAGCATGCAAACGGCATGGAGCTGGATGGCAGGAGGATTCGGGTGGATTACTCGATCACCAAGAGAGCACATACACCTACCCCAGGCATCTATATGGGCAGGCCAACACA CAGTGGAGGAGGTGGTGGCGGTGGAGCAGGTCGTCGTCGTGACTCATATTATGACAGGGGGTATGACAGAGGATATGACAGATATGAAGAATATGACTACAGATACCG gAGACGATCACCATCGCCTTATTATAGTCGATACCGATCCCGATCAAGATCCCGTTCCTATAGTCCGA ggCGCTACTGA
- the TRA2A gene encoding transformer-2 protein homolog alpha isoform X2 — protein MSDVEENNFEGRESRSQSKSPAGSPARVKSESRSGSRSPSRASKHSESHSRSRSKSRRRSRSRSYTPEYRRRRSRSHSPMSNRRRHTGSRANPDPNTCLGVFGLSLYTTERDLREVFSRYGPLTGVNVVYDQRTGRSRGFAFVYFERIDDSKEAMEHANGMELDGRRIRVDYSITKRAHTPTPGIYMGRPTHSGGGGGGGAGRRRDSYYDRGYDRGYDRYEEYDYRYRRRSPSPYYSRYRSRSRSRSYSPRRY, from the exons ATGAGCGACGTGGAGGAGAACAACTTCGAGGGGAGG GAGTCTCGCTCCCAGTCAAAATCTCCAGCTGGGAGTCCTGCTCGTGTAAAATCGGAGAGCAGGTCAGGATCTCGGAGTCCATCGAGAGCTTCCAAACATTCTGAATCGCACTCTAGGTCAAGATCAAAATCAAG GAGACGTTCTCGAAGCAGATCATACACTCCAGAATACCGTCGTCGAAGGAGCCGTAGTCATTCTCCCATGTCCAACAGGAGAAGGCACACTGGCAGCAGA GCTAATCCAGATCCTAATACATGTCTTGGAGTGTTTGGTCTCAGTTTGTATACTACTGAGAGAGATCTGCGTGAAGTCTTTTCCCGTTATGGACCTTTGACTGGTGTCAATGTTGTTTATGATCAACGGACTGGACGATCAAGAGGATTTGCTTTCGTTTATTTTGAGAGAATTGATGATTCTAAAGAG GCAATGGAGCATGCAAACGGCATGGAGCTGGATGGCAGGAGGATTCGGGTGGATTACTCGATCACCAAGAGAGCACATACACCTACCCCAGGCATCTATATGGGCAGGCCAACACA CAGTGGAGGAGGTGGTGGCGGTGGAGCAGGTCGTCGTCGTGACTCATATTATGACAGGGGGTATGACAGAGGATATGACAGATATGAAGAATATGACTACAGATACCG gAGACGATCACCATCGCCTTATTATAGTCGATACCGATCCCGATCAAGATCCCGTTCCTATAGTCCGA ggCGCTACTGA